One part of the Microvirga sp. TS319 genome encodes these proteins:
- a CDS encoding 1-aminocyclopropane-1-carboxylate deaminase/D-cysteine desulfhydrase — MLSSFPRVPLLSGPTPLERMARAGSHTGHPQLWVKRDDCMSLAFGGNKLRNLEFWLGQALEQNSDILVIAGASPSNQIRLTAAAAARMGLECLVLYAGPDVSPPHSNHLLTGMMGAQIRCLGEVDEGMRARLASQAVADLAAAGRRPYLVGDPIIGALGYVRAARELHEQAVAAGLDLRHVVLPGSMGVTEAGMILGAAMLGLPWTFHLVSVEYEAHDLEARIRGILADLCRSPEFEPTHDMLDRVRIHMDQLGAGYGKPTAASIEAGHLFARLEALLLEQTYVAKAFAGLLSCVARGDIPAHEAACIVHTGGTPALFSPPSPLLG; from the coding sequence ATGCTGAGTTCCTTCCCACGCGTGCCACTCCTTTCCGGTCCGACGCCTCTGGAGCGCATGGCGCGAGCCGGCAGCCACACCGGGCATCCGCAGCTCTGGGTCAAGCGGGACGACTGCATGTCCCTCGCCTTCGGCGGCAACAAGCTGCGCAATCTCGAGTTCTGGCTCGGCCAAGCCTTGGAGCAAAACAGCGACATTCTGGTCATCGCGGGCGCTTCTCCATCCAACCAGATCCGGCTGACGGCTGCGGCTGCGGCCAGGATGGGACTGGAATGCCTGGTGCTCTACGCGGGCCCGGACGTCTCGCCTCCGCACAGCAACCACCTGCTGACGGGAATGATGGGAGCTCAGATCCGTTGCCTCGGCGAGGTCGATGAAGGGATGCGCGCGAGGCTGGCAAGCCAGGCCGTCGCGGATCTCGCCGCTGCTGGGCGTCGCCCCTACCTGGTAGGAGATCCGATCATCGGCGCGCTCGGCTATGTGCGCGCCGCTCGGGAACTTCACGAGCAGGCCGTCGCGGCAGGGCTCGACCTGCGCCACGTCGTGCTCCCGGGCTCCATGGGCGTCACGGAGGCCGGGATGATCCTGGGCGCGGCCATGCTCGGCCTGCCATGGACCTTTCACCTCGTCAGCGTCGAATACGAAGCGCACGATCTCGAAGCACGGATCAGGGGTATCCTTGCCGATCTGTGCCGGTCGCCCGAGTTCGAGCCCACGCACGACATGCTGGATCGCGTGCGCATTCATATGGATCAGTTGGGCGCGGGATACGGCAAGCCGACCGCTGCGTCCATCGAAGCCGGTCATCTCTTCGCGCGCCTTGAGGCTCTCCTTCTCGAGCAGACCTATGTGGCAAAAGCGTTCGCCGGGCTGCTCAGCTGCGTTGCCAGAGGAGATATTCCCGCTCATGAGGCGGCCTGCATCGTCCATACGGGCGGTACGCCAGCCCTGTTCAGTCCGCCATCGCCGCTCTTAGGTTAA
- a CDS encoding substrate-binding periplasmic protein, translating to MTKLRNMIMAAVTACLGFASAAHADEMDEILKRGELRVAVQTQGAPVSFVDKNGERTGLAVELAKMMGADLGVKVTFQDYDWKGLIPALLSGKVDMIAADMTPTPQRAAQLLFSRPMFYQETVAVAPKDASYKSWQDLNKDGLNIGATQASSYGDAVKKFMPKANLKEFAGGTAAVAQALSSGRLDGAVSDLGNVTNFVREFGNLKILDGVITREPLAFATQPNAFHLKLWLDNYVELITADRRLENMVNYWWNSTDWEKDHK from the coding sequence ATGACGAAACTACGCAATATGATCATGGCTGCCGTAACGGCTTGCCTGGGCTTCGCAAGCGCCGCGCATGCGGACGAGATGGACGAAATCTTGAAGCGCGGTGAGCTGCGCGTCGCCGTTCAGACGCAGGGCGCTCCGGTCAGCTTCGTCGACAAGAACGGAGAGCGCACCGGTCTCGCGGTCGAGCTCGCCAAGATGATGGGGGCAGACCTGGGCGTGAAGGTCACGTTCCAGGACTACGACTGGAAGGGCCTGATTCCGGCGCTTCTGTCCGGCAAGGTCGATATGATCGCCGCCGACATGACCCCGACGCCCCAGCGCGCCGCGCAGCTTCTGTTCTCCCGCCCGATGTTCTACCAGGAAACCGTCGCGGTCGCCCCCAAGGACGCGTCGTACAAGTCCTGGCAGGACCTCAACAAGGACGGCCTCAACATCGGCGCCACCCAGGCCAGCTCCTACGGCGATGCGGTGAAGAAGTTCATGCCCAAGGCGAACCTCAAGGAATTCGCCGGCGGCACGGCGGCCGTGGCCCAGGCTCTCTCGAGCGGCCGTCTCGATGGTGCGGTGTCGGACCTCGGTAACGTCACCAACTTCGTGCGCGAGTTCGGCAACCTGAAGATTCTCGACGGTGTCATCACCCGTGAGCCCCTCGCTTTCGCCACTCAGCCCAATGCCTTCCACCTGAAGCTCTGGCTCGACAACTATGTGGAGCTGATCACGGCCGACCGCCGCCTCGAGAACATGGTGAACTACTGGTGGAACTCCACCGACTGGGAAAAAGACCACAAGTAA
- a CDS encoding Lrp/AsnC family transcriptional regulator, producing MDATDTKILMLLQEDVSISIAELAQRVNLSQTPCWKRVQRLEATGVIKKRVALVDPEKVGLGLTVFASVEISDHSGEWLERFAGFVSAMPEVMELYRMAGDVDYMLRVVVPDMAAYDGFYNRLIEAIPLKKVTSRFAMQRVKSTTAYVLPRAGPS from the coding sequence ATGGACGCAACGGACACCAAGATCCTCATGCTGCTGCAGGAGGATGTCAGCATTTCGATCGCGGAGCTCGCCCAGCGGGTGAACCTCTCCCAGACCCCATGCTGGAAGCGCGTGCAGCGACTGGAGGCGACCGGCGTCATCAAAAAGCGCGTCGCGCTCGTCGATCCCGAAAAGGTCGGACTTGGACTGACGGTTTTCGCCTCGGTCGAGATCTCGGATCATTCGGGGGAATGGCTGGAGCGTTTCGCGGGTTTCGTCTCCGCCATGCCCGAAGTCATGGAGCTCTACCGCATGGCCGGAGACGTGGATTACATGCTGCGCGTCGTGGTGCCGGACATGGCGGCCTATGACGGCTTCTACAACAGGCTGATCGAGGCGATCCCACTCAAGAAAGTTACGTCGCGCTTTGCCATGCAGCGGGTGAAATCCACCACCGCCTATGTGCTGCCTCGCGCCGGGCCGAGCTGA
- a CDS encoding formate dehydrogenase subunit delta, whose amino-acid sequence MSTEKLVRMANQIASFFRSYPEDQAARGIHDHLVAFWTPAMRATLLEHVRTDLRSVDPLVAKAVSTFPEAKSPIAKEVAGPEQVGELGSDAG is encoded by the coding sequence ATGAGCACAGAAAAGCTGGTCCGCATGGCCAACCAGATCGCATCCTTCTTCCGGTCCTATCCCGAGGATCAGGCCGCCCGTGGCATCCACGACCATCTGGTTGCGTTCTGGACGCCTGCCATGAGGGCCACGCTTCTCGAGCACGTCCGCACCGACCTCCGGAGCGTCGATCCGCTCGTGGCGAAGGCGGTGTCGACGTTTCCGGAAGCCAAGAGTCCGATAGCCAAGGAGGTTGCCGGTCCGGAGCAGGTCGGAGAGCTTGGAAGCGATGCGGGCTAG
- the dapF gene encoding diaminopimelate epimerase produces the protein MHGLGNDFVVVDGRSEPFRPSPEEIRWICDRHVGVGGDQLLVIEPAGIVHATARMRIYNVDGAEAQTCLNATRCVAWLLLRETGSDGLALDTLGGLIEAARAGESEVSLRLSAPRWDWPSIPLASAADTRALDLVSGPLAHPTAVNVGNPHLVCFVESRDAIDVPRWAPAIQNDPMLPEGANVGVAEMAAPDLIRLVVWERPGILTRACGSGACAAVLAARRRGLTRENRVTVDMPGGRLRIDIHDDESVTLTGPAAVAFAGRLPIDLKVA, from the coding sequence ATGCACGGTCTTGGCAACGATTTCGTCGTCGTCGATGGTCGCAGCGAGCCGTTCCGGCCCTCGCCCGAGGAGATCCGCTGGATCTGCGATCGCCATGTCGGTGTCGGCGGAGACCAGTTGCTGGTGATCGAGCCGGCCGGGATAGTCCACGCCACGGCTCGCATGCGGATCTACAACGTCGATGGTGCCGAAGCTCAGACATGCCTGAACGCGACCCGCTGCGTCGCATGGCTGCTGCTGCGCGAAACCGGCAGCGACGGCCTTGCGCTGGACACCCTAGGGGGCTTGATCGAGGCCGCGCGCGCAGGCGAGAGCGAGGTCTCCCTGCGGCTGTCCGCTCCCCGATGGGACTGGCCCAGCATTCCCCTCGCCTCCGCGGCCGACACCCGCGCGCTCGATCTCGTCTCGGGCCCTCTTGCGCATCCCACGGCGGTGAATGTCGGCAACCCGCACCTCGTCTGCTTCGTCGAAAGCCGCGATGCGATCGACGTGCCGCGCTGGGCTCCCGCGATCCAGAACGACCCGATGCTTCCGGAAGGAGCCAATGTGGGCGTGGCGGAAATGGCCGCCCCGGACTTGATCCGGCTGGTGGTGTGGGAGCGGCCGGGCATCCTGACCCGCGCCTGCGGCAGCGGCGCCTGTGCGGCCGTGCTCGCGGCGCGGCGCCGCGGACTCACCCGCGAGAACCGGGTCACGGTCGATATGCCGGGAGGGCGATTGCGCATCGACATCCACGACGATGAAAGCGTGACCCTCACCGGACCGGCGGCCGTCGCCTTCGCCGGCCGGCTTCCGATCGATTTAAAGGTAGCATGA
- a CDS encoding amino acid ABC transporter permease: protein MFERYWSITLSLLPFLWKGFLETLSVSLVAIVAGSLIGALIGLVRSQRVPVLTGLFGLYIHILRGTPFLVQLYVFYFVLPNTGLSWLSWDSRTAAFVSLSVYTSSYVAEIVKGAVEAVPRGQSEAATALGMTRLQRLWYVVIPQALKLTVPPMSGVYVMIIKSTAILSVVGISELTRQGEVSILRFPRDVLFIYGLIAFIYFLYCYPVLRFARWAERRVGAARTIDLD, encoded by the coding sequence ATGTTCGAACGCTACTGGTCCATCACCTTGTCCCTGCTGCCCTTCCTCTGGAAAGGGTTTCTGGAGACGCTCTCCGTCTCTCTCGTGGCCATTGTGGCCGGCTCGCTGATCGGGGCTCTGATCGGCCTCGTGCGCAGCCAGCGCGTGCCCGTCCTCACCGGACTTTTCGGCCTCTACATCCACATCCTGCGCGGAACCCCATTCCTCGTTCAGCTCTATGTCTTCTACTTCGTGCTGCCGAACACCGGGCTTTCCTGGCTCAGCTGGGACTCGCGCACTGCAGCCTTCGTGTCGCTCTCGGTCTATACCTCGAGCTATGTGGCCGAGATTGTGAAGGGTGCCGTCGAGGCCGTGCCGCGCGGCCAGTCGGAGGCGGCAACCGCGCTCGGCATGACCCGCCTTCAGCGCCTCTGGTACGTCGTCATCCCGCAGGCGCTGAAACTGACTGTGCCGCCGATGAGCGGCGTCTACGTGATGATCATCAAGAGCACGGCCATCCTGTCGGTGGTGGGAATCTCGGAACTGACCCGCCAGGGGGAGGTGTCGATCCTGCGTTTCCCGCGGGACGTTCTGTTCATCTATGGCCTCATCGCGTTCATCTACTTCCTGTACTGCTATCCCGTTCTGCGGTTCGCCCGCTGGGCCGAGCGCCGGGTGGGTGCGGCCCGAACGATCGATCTGGATTGA
- a CDS encoding amino acid ABC transporter permease, whose protein sequence is MTWLLDYYNYRIVAQYLGRFAEGLGNTLTAAGVSLILSLVLGTLVALTLLSSRTGLRKPVEGYVAFIRATPLLVQIYLVYYGLPALLPVAKSWNDMYFGIAALTLNSAPYMGEIIRAGIESVPRGQIEGAKAVGMNYAQRMRYVVLPQGFANTLPPLIGQTAVLIKDTSLLSIITVFEFTSAGILLNSERVRPNESFLTIAMGYLLIYLLILLLSRGVKQWLAGPAWNAQG, encoded by the coding sequence ATGACCTGGCTCCTCGACTACTACAATTATCGCATCGTGGCGCAGTATCTCGGCCGCTTCGCAGAGGGGCTGGGCAACACGCTGACGGCTGCGGGCGTGAGTCTCATCCTGTCGCTTGTGCTCGGAACCCTCGTCGCCCTCACTCTCCTGTCGAGCCGCACGGGTCTTCGCAAGCCCGTCGAGGGCTATGTGGCCTTCATCCGGGCGACACCCCTCCTGGTCCAGATCTATCTCGTCTATTACGGCCTTCCTGCCCTTCTGCCCGTCGCGAAGAGCTGGAACGACATGTATTTCGGGATCGCCGCCCTGACCCTGAACAGCGCTCCCTATATGGGCGAGATCATCCGCGCGGGGATCGAATCCGTCCCTCGCGGCCAGATCGAGGGCGCCAAGGCAGTCGGGATGAATTACGCTCAGCGGATGCGCTACGTGGTTCTTCCGCAAGGCTTCGCCAACACGCTTCCCCCGCTGATCGGCCAGACGGCGGTTCTCATCAAGGACACATCGCTGCTGTCCATCATCACGGTTTTCGAGTTCACGAGCGCCGGCATTCTCCTGAACAGCGAGCGGGTGCGGCCCAACGAAAGCTTCCTCACCATCGCGATGGGTTACCTGCTGATCTATCTCCTGATCCTCCTCCTGTCCCGCGGTGTGAAGCAATGGCTGGCCGGCCCCGCCTGGAACGCGCAGGGCTGA
- a CDS encoding TIGR04028 family ABC transporter substrate-binding protein: MLTGAAGWGASARAADTEGTPVKGGTLIYLEQQPHTNLYPPAGGFYPNGGILNQITDKLTYQNPKTLEIEPWIAESWTVNADATEYTFKIRTGVTFSDGTPLDAAAVAKNYDTFGRGNKDLKLPVSEVINNYDRSEVIDPQTVKFSFKKSSPGFLQGTSVIGSGLVSPATLALPYEALGDATKIIGSGPFVVASETLGRELTLKARPDYNWGPAKLEHQGRAYLDAIKYIITSEDSVRIGALLAEQADIIRQIQAYDEKQVEDEGYLIHAPSTRGVNNSVVFRPDNPLVADLRVRRALLHATDTDEIVSTLFSAHYPKATSIIARTALGYVDLSPKLSYDLEKAKALLDEAGWKAGQNGLRQKDGQPLELTAYESLPQPQNKETLQLVAQQWGKVGVKLNVLTADSGSTTLNNLDPAKAPVSPAMVGRADPDVIKSQYYPTNRNVLLQKGGTSDKVQSFVDEKLNTLLEQLASEPDREKRLAIAGDVQNYVVDQAYAIPIFEEPQAFAAAPYVKGVSFEAVGRPSFYDTWLARRR, from the coding sequence CTGCTGACCGGTGCCGCCGGGTGGGGAGCCTCCGCAAGAGCAGCCGACACCGAAGGCACGCCGGTCAAGGGTGGAACGCTCATCTATCTGGAGCAGCAGCCTCATACGAACCTCTACCCGCCCGCAGGCGGCTTCTATCCCAATGGCGGCATTCTCAATCAAATCACCGACAAACTGACCTATCAGAATCCCAAGACCCTCGAGATCGAGCCCTGGATCGCAGAATCCTGGACGGTCAATGCCGATGCGACCGAATACACCTTCAAGATCCGCACGGGCGTCACGTTCTCGGACGGAACCCCGCTCGACGCCGCCGCTGTCGCGAAGAATTACGACACCTTCGGACGGGGCAACAAGGACCTGAAGCTTCCGGTCTCGGAGGTGATCAACAACTACGACCGCAGTGAGGTCATCGACCCGCAGACGGTGAAGTTTTCCTTCAAGAAGTCGTCGCCCGGCTTCCTGCAGGGCACGTCCGTCATCGGCTCGGGGCTTGTCTCACCCGCAACCCTCGCGCTGCCCTACGAGGCTCTGGGCGATGCGACGAAGATCATCGGCTCCGGTCCCTTCGTGGTGGCCAGCGAAACGCTGGGCCGCGAACTCACGCTCAAGGCGCGTCCCGACTACAACTGGGGACCCGCCAAGCTCGAGCACCAGGGCCGCGCCTATCTGGACGCGATCAAGTACATCATCACGTCCGAGGACAGCGTGCGGATCGGCGCTCTTCTCGCAGAGCAGGCCGACATCATTCGCCAGATCCAGGCCTATGACGAAAAGCAGGTCGAGGACGAGGGGTACCTGATCCATGCGCCGTCCACGCGCGGCGTGAACAACAGCGTGGTGTTCCGGCCCGACAATCCGCTCGTGGCGGATCTGCGCGTTCGCCGCGCCTTGTTGCATGCCACCGATACGGACGAGATCGTTTCGACCCTCTTCTCCGCCCATTACCCGAAGGCCACGTCGATCATCGCCAGGACGGCACTCGGCTATGTCGATCTGTCGCCGAAACTGTCCTACGACCTCGAAAAGGCGAAGGCCCTGCTTGACGAGGCAGGCTGGAAGGCGGGCCAGAACGGCCTGCGCCAGAAGGATGGCCAGCCTCTCGAACTGACGGCCTATGAATCCCTCCCGCAGCCTCAGAACAAGGAAACCCTGCAGCTCGTCGCGCAGCAATGGGGAAAGGTCGGGGTGAAGCTCAACGTGCTGACGGCGGATTCGGGCAGCACGACGCTTAACAACCTCGACCCCGCCAAAGCGCCGGTCTCTCCCGCGATGGTCGGCCGCGCCGATCCCGACGTGATCAAGAGCCAGTACTACCCGACGAACCGCAACGTGCTGCTGCAGAAGGGCGGTACCAGCGACAAGGTCCAATCCTTCGTCGACGAAAAGCTGAACACGCTTCTGGAGCAGCTCGCCTCCGAGCCCGATCGTGAGAAGCGCCTCGCCATCGCGGGCGACGTACAGAATTACGTGGTCGACCAGGCCTACGCCATTCCGATCTTCGAAGAGCCGCAGGCCTTCGCCGCCGCACCTTACGTGAAGGGTGTCTCCTTCGAAGCGGTCGGGCGTCCCAGCTTCTACGACACCTGGCTTGCGCGCCGGCGCTGA
- a CDS encoding amino acid ABC transporter ATP-binding protein yields MSAHPIVVVDQVSKTFRSAHGRGEHRALDKVSLSIEPGQVLVIIGPSGSGKSTLLRTLNALESFDSGRIVIDGVSLSDKKTDLNRLRAEIGMVFQHFNLFQHKTALDNVVLPQVVVRKRSREEAVARARDLLAKVGIADRASHYPSQLSGGQQQRVAIARALAMDPKIMLFDEATSALDPEMVGGILDLMRKLADDGMTMAVVTHEMGFAREVADRIVFMDEGRIVEEGEPGPFFASPSHERTRAFLDQIL; encoded by the coding sequence ATGTCCGCCCACCCGATTGTCGTCGTTGATCAGGTTTCCAAGACCTTTCGCTCGGCCCATGGGCGCGGCGAACATCGCGCCCTCGACAAGGTGTCCCTGTCCATCGAACCGGGGCAGGTGCTCGTCATCATCGGCCCGTCGGGTTCCGGCAAGAGCACGCTGCTGCGCACCCTGAACGCCCTGGAGAGCTTCGACAGCGGCCGCATCGTCATCGACGGTGTTTCGCTGAGCGACAAGAAGACGGACCTCAACCGTCTGCGGGCCGAGATCGGCATGGTGTTCCAGCACTTCAACCTGTTCCAGCACAAGACGGCTTTGGACAACGTCGTGCTGCCCCAGGTGGTCGTCCGCAAGCGCTCCCGCGAGGAGGCGGTCGCGCGCGCCCGCGACCTGCTGGCGAAGGTCGGCATCGCGGATCGTGCCAGCCACTACCCGAGCCAGCTGTCGGGCGGCCAGCAGCAGCGCGTCGCGATTGCGCGTGCGCTCGCCATGGATCCGAAGATCATGCTGTTCGACGAGGCGACCTCCGCCCTCGACCCGGAAATGGTCGGCGGCATTCTGGACCTTATGCGCAAGCTCGCGGATGACGGCATGACGATGGCGGTTGTCACCCACGAGATGGGCTTTGCCCGCGAGGTCGCGGACCGTATCGTCTTCATGGATGAGGGACGGATTGTTGAAGAAGGAGAGCCCGGCCCCTTCTTCGCCTCGCCGTCCCACGAGAGAACCCGGGCGTTTCTGGACCAAATCCTCTGA
- the fdhD gene encoding formate dehydrogenase accessory sulfurtransferase FdhD — MSAPPNRQSPPIPEVEETPSTVLIFAGGEPVSAVRAVPVEVPVNLIYGGIPFAVMMTTPSDLEDFAVGFSITEGVVQRSEDIRGVRVETDAGGLRLVIDLMPERLHEHLARKRALSGRTGCGVCGIDDLKALPQALRSRGTAPDIALDALRRALTRLESMQHLNGITHAVHAAAWAALDGTIVEVREDVGRHNALDKLIGALCRSGASPDKGFVVVTSRCSFELVEKVAIFGARTLVAISAPTSLALERARHLDITLIGIARRDSITVFHGLERIRERDVLV; from the coding sequence ATGTCAGCGCCGCCGAATAGACAAAGCCCGCCAATTCCCGAGGTGGAGGAGACGCCCTCCACGGTTCTGATCTTTGCCGGAGGCGAGCCTGTTTCGGCGGTCCGGGCGGTTCCAGTCGAGGTGCCGGTCAATCTGATCTATGGCGGCATCCCGTTCGCCGTCATGATGACGACGCCATCCGACCTCGAAGATTTCGCCGTCGGCTTCAGCATCACCGAAGGCGTGGTTCAGCGATCCGAGGACATCCGCGGCGTGCGCGTCGAAACGGATGCCGGAGGATTGCGGCTCGTCATTGACCTGATGCCTGAGCGGCTTCACGAGCACTTGGCCCGCAAGCGGGCCTTGTCCGGCCGAACCGGTTGCGGAGTATGCGGCATCGACGATTTGAAAGCTCTGCCGCAGGCTTTGCGCTCACGCGGGACCGCGCCGGATATCGCACTTGACGCATTGCGCCGCGCGCTGACCCGGCTTGAAAGCATGCAGCACCTGAACGGGATCACGCATGCGGTTCATGCGGCGGCCTGGGCCGCTCTCGACGGAACGATCGTCGAAGTGCGAGAGGATGTCGGCCGCCACAATGCGCTCGACAAGCTCATCGGAGCCCTGTGCCGGTCCGGCGCGAGTCCGGACAAGGGCTTCGTCGTCGTCACGAGCCGCTGCTCGTTCGAGCTGGTCGAAAAGGTGGCGATCTTCGGAGCGAGAACATTGGTGGCCATTTCGGCGCCGACGTCGCTGGCGCTCGAGCGCGCGCGCCATCTCGATATCACGCTCATCGGAATTGCACGCAGAGACAGCATCACAGTGTTCCACGGCTTGGAACGGATTCGCGAGCGGGATGTACTGGTATGA